The Bacteroidales bacterium genome includes the window TTAGCCTTTTCTAACGCATATGAAATAAGTAAAAAATAATAACGGTCATCTTCAAGAATAATGTCTGTGATATCTTCTCCGTCTAATGTTTCGATTGTAAAATCATGAATAGGAGGGTGGAAACCTTTTTTTATCAGGACTGATTTTGTGTCAAGCCATTTCCATGTAGAATCTTGCCATGGATAGTCATCTGTTGTAAATTCTTTTACAACACCGTTTTTTTCATAATATAAATATGTTTCGTAAATATCTTTTGGAGCATCTAAAGGGATTTCCATTTTTTCAGGAATGTATGAACCAAGTTCATAAGGTCTGAAATCAATAAAAGGCAGATAATTGTAACTATATAATGAAACCAAAAAAAATACAACAGCAATAAATGTTATTATTATCCATTCTCTGGTTACAGAAAAAAGTTGTTTAAACCTTTTTTTGTTGATAAAAACAATTAAAGTTGGCACCATAATAAAAATATTTTTCCAAAAAGTTTCCCAGTTTGTAAGAATAAGTGCATCGCCAAAACATCCACAATCAGAAACAGGATTAAATATTGCAAGGAAAAACGTCAATATTGTAAAGGAAATCATAAAAATCAATGTTGCCCATGAATTAATAAGCATTCTTAAACCTACAAAAAGAGAAACACCAATAGCAAATTCAGCTATAATAAGAATTATTGAAAGTGGAAAAGCAAGAGGTTCAAGCCATTCAATCCCGAAAGCAATAAAATAATCAATAAACTTATATGTTGAGCCTAAAGGATCAATACCTTTTACGAAACCTGAAAAGATAAAAACAAATCCTAAAAAAATCCTGCAAATTATACTTAATATTTTCATAGTCAGATAAATGGATATAAAATTCTAACAAATTTAATTATAATATTTTACGAATATCAAAACAGTTCTTTTTCCTTACATTTATTAATAATTCTTTGAAAAATTACATCAGCAGATAAAATAGTATCATTTTCTTTACTACAATCAATTCTAATAAATTTTTCTTCTTCTTCAACTAATCTCAGGTATTCTTGTTTTACTTTTCTTTGAAAATCAATATTTTGTTCATGTATATCTGTTTGTCCTTTTAAGTATTCCCTGTCTTGTCCTACTCTGTTTTCTTTTAATTTATTTGAAGTAAATTCAAAAGGCACATCTAAAAATAAACATAGACTTGGCTTTGGTATTTCATAGTAATTGAATTCAAAGTTTAATATCCAATTTTTTAATTTTTCTTTATCCTTATTGTTTTCTAATTTTGCACATTGAAATGCAATATTTGAATATACATACCTGTCAATAAGGACAAGATAATTATTTGACAACCAGTTTTTTATTATTCTTTTTGAATTTTCACGATCTCCTGCATATAATAATGATACAAGGTATGGATGTACATTATTAAGGTCACCGAATTCACCTCTTAAAAACATTGAAATTAATTCTCCGAAAATTCCGGATTCGTCGGTTTTTGGAAAATGAAGATATTTATATTCAATATTTTTATTATAAAAATATTCTTGTAATAGTTGTATTTGTGTTGATTTACCGGAACCATCCAATCCTTCAATAACTAGAAAACTCATATTAGTATTTTTTATTAATTAATAACAATTCAAATTACAAATTTATAATTTACCTTTTATTTTTAAAGAATGTTTGAAAGTATTTTTTTATTTGTTTTTTAAATCATGTAATAAACTATATTTTAGTGTATTAACCCGTTTTATTCATACAAGAACATAGTGAATTGTATGAATGTGTGATAGATAGAGGGGAGCAAAACTGAAAACCCCGATTTAGAAATACTCAAATTTGTGTATTGAAAAGAAACCAAATTAGTTGGTATTTCTTAATCGCAGAAAATTTATGAATTTTTTGGGTTAATTAAAATTTTATTAGGACTTTCTAAAATTACTCCTGAAAAAAACATTAATTTAGCATTTAAAATGAATATGATTGTATAAAATATTATATAAAACCAAATTATAGTGGTGTGTTGGTATAAAATCAATATCTATGACAATAACTAATAAATATAATAAACAAATTGACTGGTTATTGAATGGTGATCCGACTATCAGATATCAGACTTACAGAGATATTTTGAAGGCTGATTCTAATATAATTGATAAAGAACGAGAAAATATATTAAAAACAGGGTGGGGAAAACAATTACTTGATTTACAGGATAAATCAGGCACTTGGGCAAATGGATTATATACCCCAAAATGGTCATCTACTTTTTATACCCTTTTGACTTTAAAAAGATTTGGAGCTAAAAATAATGATAAAATAAACAAAGCATGTTTTTTAATACTTGATAATGGTTTTTATCCTGATAAGGGTATAAACTTATCTAAAACAATAAAACATAGCGATACATGTATTACAGGAATGTTTTTATCAATTTTGTGTCATTTTAAGATTAAAGATAAAAGGATTGATAAATTAGTAGAACATTTGTTTGAACAACAGATGAATGATGGTGGATGGAATTGTGAATTATACAAAGGGGCAACACATAGTTCATTTCATTCTACAATTTCAGTTTTGGAAGGATTGTTGGAATATGAAAAACATTATACTTTAAAGGATTCAATAAATCAAATTCAGTTAATCGGTATTGAGTTTTTATTGCAACATAAATTATTCAGGTCTCACAGGACAGGACAAATTGTTGATAACAGAATGTTGCGATTTTCATTTCCACCACGCTGGAAGTATGATATAATGCGTGGATTGGATTATGCCCGGGAAAAAGATTTAATAAAAGATAAAAGGTTTAATGATGCCATAAATGTACTGAAATCAAAACAAACAAAGGACGGATTCTGGAAATTGCAAAACAAACATCATGGGAAAGTTTTTTTTGATATGGAAAAACCGGGTGAATCAAGTAGATGGAATACATTAAGAGCAATAAGGATTTTAAACTGGTGGGAAAAAGATGATTGAAATATTTTTCGATAAATCGTGAATAAAAGTTGTACATTAATTGTTATAAGGTAATAACCAATAAATTAACGACATAAGATAAAAAAAATCTTAAAAAAAAATGATAGTTACACAATAATATAAATGAATAATACAGATACATCTTTTAAATATAAGAAAATTCTTAATTGTGGAGGAAAATTAATTGATATTTCCGAACCAATAGTAATGGGAATTTTAAATATTACTCTTGACTCATTTTATGATGGAGGAAAATATATTACTGAGAAAGAAATTTTAATAAAAGCTGAAAATATTCTAAAAGAAGGAGGGAAGATAATAGATATTGGAGCATATTCATCAAGACCGGGAGCAAAAAATATTAGTGAAGATGAAGAACTTGAGCGTTTATTTGATGCATTAAAACACATTCGTAAAGAATTTCCTGAAACAATTATTTCTGTTGATACTTTTCGTTCAAATGTTGCAAAAAGAGTTGTAAATGAATTTGCTGTTTCAATAATTAATGATATTTCAGCTGGAAACATGGATGAAAATATGTTTAAAACTATATCAGAATTAAATGTTGTATATATTATGATGCATATGCAGGGAAATCCTCAAAACATGCAAAATAATCCTGTATATGATGATATTATGAAAGATATAATTTTGTATTTTGCAGAAAAAATAGAAAAATTAAAAAGTTTAGGGTTTAATAATATAATTTTGGACCCAGGGTTTGGATTTGGAAAAACTCTTAATCATAATTATATTTTATTAAATAATTTAGAAGTATTAAAAAATTTTGAATTACCCTTTATGGTTGGAATATCAAGAAAATCAATGATATATAAATTGTTAAATACAACTCCCGAAAAATCATTAACAGGAACAATAGTGCTAAACACTATTGCATTAGAATCGGGTGTAAATATTCTAAGAGTACATGATGTACAGGAAGCTGTTGAAACAATTAATCTTTACAAAAAAATTAAAGAAACGAAAAATAAAGATAACTAATTGATTATGACCAATTTATTTATTACAGTAAGATTGCTGGATGTAATTGATATATTGCTAATGGCATTTATTTTATATCAACTTTTTTTATTAATAAAAGGTACGGTTGCAATAAATATTTTTGTTGGTATTTTTTCAGTATATCTATTATGGCTTATTGTTAAAGCATTAAATATGCAATTATTAGGTTTACTGCTTGGACAATTTATAGGGGTAGGAGTAATTGCATTAATAATTGTATTTCAGCAGGAATTACGTCGTTTTCTTTTGATGATAGGAACAAGATATCTTTTTACACGAAAATTTTCATTTGAGAATTTGTTTAAACTTAATCTTGAAATAACGTCAAATACCAATATTAATTCAATTGTAACAGCTTGTAGCAATTTATCGGAAACCAAAACAGGAGCATTAATTGTAATTTCGACAAAATCTGAATTACGTAGTTATGTTGAAACAGGCGAAATTCTCAATGCTTATATTTCAAATAGTTTATTAGAAAATATTTTTTTTAAAAATAGTCCTTTACATGATGGTGCTGTTGTTATTGTTGGAAATAAAATTAAAGCTGCAAGATGTATTTTACCAATATCTGATGAGGTAAAACTACCCATAAGGTTAGGAATGAGACATAGAGCAGCATTAAGCATGTCAAATGCAACTGATGCAATAATTATAGTTGTTTCGGAAGAAACAGGAAAAATAGCATTTGCAAAGTCAAACAAACTTACAACAAGGATAAGTACTAAAAAGCTTACAGAAATACTTGAAAATGAACTTGGTGGTTAATTTATAAACCTAAGCAACCTCTTTATTATTCTTGTTTTTTTTCTTTTTTAATGAAATATTTGCTTTGTTTTCTTCTCTTTTAAGTAACCTTTCAATATTTTTCTGATGAGTAAACAAAAGCAATACAGCAATTATTAATGAAAAAATCACAAGTGATGGAGTAGTAGTTTCAAATACTACAATAATAAAAACGGGAAATGAAAAACCTGCAATCATTGAACTTAATGAAACATATTTTGAAATTAATAAAGTAATTGTAAATATTCCTACAATAATTAAAGCAGCATAAGGATGAATTGCAATAATAACACCAAATAATGTGGCTACCCCTTTTCCACCTCTAAAACCAACATAAACAGGGAAAATATGTCCTATAAAGGCAGCAATACCCAATAATAATTGTAAATTTATATATTTCCCTGTTTCAGGTATATAATAATTGGTTAAATATATGAGATTAACAGCAAGCCAGCCTTTTAATACATCAATAATAAAAACAGCAATTCCTGCTTTTATCCCAATTACTCTGAAAGTATTTGTTGAACCTGCGTTGCCACTACCGTGTTCACGAACATCAATGCCGTAAAAAATTTTCCCGATCCAAACTGCTGTTGGAATTGAACCAAGTAAATAAGCAACTAGTATAAGAATAATATTTATTATTACCTGCATTCGTAAAAATAAAGGATTGCAAAATAATTAATTATTTAATTCAAAACAAATGAAAAACACTATTAACAATAAACAAATAATATATAATATTGCTTATCAATACATTAATTGGTTATAAATTTATTGTTCCTGTATTATGAATGTATAAATGATAAAATGCTTAAATGTTATTTCATTTGGTTTTTTTAATATTTATTCACTTAGTTCATGAGAACGCTTTTCTAAGTTCAATAAATATTTCTTTTTCTATAATCATTCAATCATTTTATCATTTTATCATTAAATTTGTGGTAGTACCAAATATATATTACTATAAAATAATAGTTTATATAACCGGTCCTGATTTTTCAAGTATTTTCCCTAATTCGTTGTCAGTAAATGCTTTAAAATTATTAATAAATTTTTGAGCAAGTTCTTTTGCTGATTTATCCCATTCCTGAGGGTTTTCCCATAAATTCCTTGGATTAAGGAAACTACTGTTTACATCATTTACTTTTTTAGGAATACGCAAATTGAAAACAGGTAACAAATCATATTCAGCATTTTCTAAAGAATCGTCAAGAATGGCATCTATTATTGCTCTTGTTGATTTCAGGTCAATTCGTTTACCAACACCGTATGCTCCACCAATCCAGCCTGTGTTAACAAGATATGCAGTAGAATTATGTTGTTCCATTTTTCTTGATAATTCTTCGGCATACTTAGTAGGATGTAAAAGCAGGAATGCAGCACCAAAACAAGCTGAAAAAGAGGGTATAGGCTCAGTAATACCTCTTTCGGTTCCTGCAACCTTAGCAGTGTATCCGCTTAAAAAGTGATACATTGTTTGTTCTTTTGTTAATTTGGCAACAGGTGGCAAAACACCAAATGCATCTGCTGTCAGGAAAATCACTTTTTTCGGATGTCCGCCTTTTGAAATTGGTTTTACAATATTATTTATATGATATATCGGATAAGAAACTCTTGTATTTTCAGTTTTTGATGAATCAGTATAATCAATTTTACCTGTTTTTTCGTCAAAACCGACATTTTCGAGCAAAGCATCACGTTTTATTGCATGATAAATATCAGGTTCTTTTTCTTCGCTTAAATCGATAGTTTTTGCATAACATCCACCTTCAAAATTAAAAACTCCTTTATCATCCCAGCCATGTTCATCGTCTCCAATCAATGCTCTTTTAGGGTCAGCAGACAATGTTGTTTTTCCTGTACCTGATAAACCGAAGAAAATTGCTGTATCACCACTTTTTCCCATATTTGCAGAACAGTGCATAGCTGCAATATCTTTAAGAGGCAAGAAATAATTCATCATTGAGAAAAAACCTTTTTTTATTTCACCGCCGTACCATGAACCACCAACAACCGACATTCTTTCCTTTATATTAAAAACTGCATAAACCTCACTATGCATTTTATGTTTTTCCCAATTTGGATTTGATGTTTTGCAGGCATTAAGCATAACAAAATCAGGTTCAAAATTCTTTAGTTCTTCTTCGGTTGGTCTGATGAACATATTTTTTACAAAATGTGCCATCCATGCTACCTCAGTAATTATCCTTATACGTAATCGGGTATCTTCATTTGCTCCTGCATAACCGTCCTGAACGTATAATTTTTTACCTGAAAGTTGTTTGGAACTAATATCCAATAATTCGTTCCACACTTCCCCTGTTATTGGTTTATTGTCTGATGCTTTACGTGTGGGATTTCTCCACCAGATATTAGATATTGATTCATCTTCTTCAACAATAAATTTATCTTTTGGTGAGCGTCCTGTAAAAATGCCTGTATCTACAGCCACTGCCCCTGTATCTGTAACAAATCCTTTATTAAAACCTGTTAGTTCAGGATTAGTTTCGTGTTTAAATAATTCATCGTATGACAAATTGTGATATATTTCTTTAACATCTGTAATTCCATACTTTAATAAATCTATTATTTTGTTTCCCATAATGTGAATTTTAAAAATTGATTGCCAAAAATAATAAAAAAAGGTAAGTATTTATTTAATTTTCGTAAATATATTAAGATAAAGATACGAAAACTGTGTTTCCAAAATAGAGACCAATTAAATATAGCAATTGAAATATCCAAAATCAAATCATAAAATATTGTAAATCTTATAGAAAAAATAATGTTTTCAACATATCCAACTATTTTTTGTATTTTTGTTTTTCATAAATGGTACTAACTTTATTATATTGGTCGGCAGAAAAAAAATCTTATTTTCAACATATTGGGGAATAATATTGTTTTATAAGCCTGCTTTACTATATAGTATTCGTAAGAAAACTCTTATATTGTCATTTCGACTGCCTGCCTGTCCGGTAGGCAGGAAAGGAGAAATCTCATAACAAAATGTATATCAATTGAATAAGATTTCTCACTTCGTTCGAAATGACAGCATAATTATAAATTTCAAGGGGTTTCATACAGCTACTTATATATGCAATGACGAACTTTATTGATAAATAAAAATTATTTTTACATACAATATGATTTTTTCTTTTCTATTTGATGGACCTTACACCGAATGGTTAGAAGATAAAAAACAATTAAAAGTATTTTATCTTGTATTTAATAATTTTAAAAAAACTTTAAAAAAAATTGAAAAAATATTTGATGTTGAAAATAAAATGTATGCTTTTAAAGGTTTTTTTAAGGATAAAAAAAAATATGATATACAAAAAGAGCATGATATACCTAAAGCAATATTTGATAATGTAAACAAAATCCTTGCAATTAGTGATATTCACGGTGAATATGAACAACTAATTATTTTACTGAAAAATAACAATATTATTGACAAAAAACTTAACTGGATTTGGAATGATGGTCATCTTGTTTTTATTGGTGATATTTTTGACCGTGGAAGCCGTGTTACCGAATGTTTATGGTTAATTTACAAACTTGAACAGCAAGCTAAAATTAAAGGAGGAAATATACATTATATCCTTGGTAATCATGAACTAATGGAATTATCAAATGATTGCCGCTATTTAAACGATAAGTATATAAAGTTATTCGCTTATCTTGATACACAACCTTCAGAATTATATGGCAGCAATACTGTTCTCGGAGATTGGATACGTACAAAAAATACTCTTGTAAAAATTAATGATATATTATTTGTTCATGCAGGAATTTCACCTG containing:
- a CDS encoding DoxX family protein; its protein translation is MKILSIICRIFLGFVFIFSGFVKGIDPLGSTYKFIDYFIAFGIEWLEPLAFPLSIILIIAEFAIGVSLFVGLRMLINSWATLIFMISFTILTFFLAIFNPVSDCGCFGDALILTNWETFWKNIFIMVPTLIVFINKKRFKQLFSVTREWIIITFIAVVFFLVSLYSYNYLPFIDFRPYELGSYIPEKMEIPLDAPKDIYETYLYYEKNGVVKEFTTDDYPWQDSTWKWLDTKSVLIKKGFHPPIHDFTIETLDGEDITDIILEDDRYYFLLISYALEKANKDKGIQNKINELAEYCITNNYPFICLTSSTGDQFEDFIHETGATYEFYNTDETTLKTIIRSNPGLVLLKEGTIIDKWHYNDIPSVDELDTNFIAATIKKYKKKQDMQLIINLFSLGILLLSVYKLSKLYYTKIK
- the tmk gene encoding dTMP kinase, yielding MEGLDGSGKSTQIQLLQEYFYNKNIEYKYLHFPKTDESGIFGELISMFLRGEFGDLNNVHPYLVSLLYAGDRENSKRIIKNWLSNNYLVLIDRYVYSNIAFQCAKLENNKDKEKLKNWILNFEFNYYEIPKPSLCLFLDVPFEFTSNKLKENRVGQDREYLKGQTDIHEQNIDFQRKVKQEYLRLVEEEEKFIRIDCSKENDTILSADVIFQRIINKCKEKELF
- the folP gene encoding dihydropteroate synthase, translated to MNNTDTSFKYKKILNCGGKLIDISEPIVMGILNITLDSFYDGGKYITEKEILIKAENILKEGGKIIDIGAYSSRPGAKNISEDEELERLFDALKHIRKEFPETIISVDTFRSNVAKRVVNEFAVSIINDISAGNMDENMFKTISELNVVYIMMHMQGNPQNMQNNPVYDDIMKDIILYFAEKIEKLKSLGFNNIILDPGFGFGKTLNHNYILLNNLEVLKNFELPFMVGISRKSMIYKLLNTTPEKSLTGTIVLNTIALESGVNILRVHDVQEAVETINLYKKIKETKNKDN
- the cdaA gene encoding diadenylate cyclase CdaA, which codes for MTNLFITVRLLDVIDILLMAFILYQLFLLIKGTVAINIFVGIFSVYLLWLIVKALNMQLLGLLLGQFIGVGVIALIIVFQQELRRFLLMIGTRYLFTRKFSFENLFKLNLEITSNTNINSIVTACSNLSETKTGALIVISTKSELRSYVETGEILNAYISNSLLENIFFKNSPLHDGAVVIVGNKIKAARCILPISDEVKLPIRLGMRHRAALSMSNATDAIIIVVSEETGKIAFAKSNKLTTRISTKKLTEILENELGG
- the plsY gene encoding glycerol-3-phosphate 1-O-acyltransferase PlsY, with product MQVIINIILILVAYLLGSIPTAVWIGKIFYGIDVREHGSGNAGSTNTFRVIGIKAGIAVFIIDVLKGWLAVNLIYLTNYYIPETGKYINLQLLLGIAAFIGHIFPVYVGFRGGKGVATLFGVIIAIHPYAALIIVGIFTITLLISKYVSLSSMIAGFSFPVFIIVVFETTTPSLVIFSLIIAVLLLFTHQKNIERLLKREENKANISLKKKKNKNNKEVA
- the pckA gene encoding phosphoenolpyruvate carboxykinase (ATP), with product MGNKIIDLLKYGITDVKEIYHNLSYDELFKHETNPELTGFNKGFVTDTGAVAVDTGIFTGRSPKDKFIVEEDESISNIWWRNPTRKASDNKPITGEVWNELLDISSKQLSGKKLYVQDGYAGANEDTRLRIRIITEVAWMAHFVKNMFIRPTEEELKNFEPDFVMLNACKTSNPNWEKHKMHSEVYAVFNIKERMSVVGGSWYGGEIKKGFFSMMNYFLPLKDIAAMHCSANMGKSGDTAIFFGLSGTGKTTLSADPKRALIGDDEHGWDDKGVFNFEGGCYAKTIDLSEEKEPDIYHAIKRDALLENVGFDEKTGKIDYTDSSKTENTRVSYPIYHINNIVKPISKGGHPKKVIFLTADAFGVLPPVAKLTKEQTMYHFLSGYTAKVAGTERGITEPIPSFSACFGAAFLLLHPTKYAEELSRKMEQHNSTAYLVNTGWIGGAYGVGKRIDLKSTRAIIDAILDDSLENAEYDLLPVFNLRIPKKVNDVNSSFLNPRNLWENPQEWDKSAKELAQKFINNFKAFTDNELGKILEKSGPVI
- a CDS encoding metallophosphoesterase, whose protein sequence is MIFSFLFDGPYTEWLEDKKQLKVFYLVFNNFKKTLKKIEKIFDVENKMYAFKGFFKDKKKYDIQKEHDIPKAIFDNVNKILAISDIHGEYEQLIILLKNNNIIDKKLNWIWNDGHLVFIGDIFDRGSRVTECLWLIYKLEQQAKIKGGNIHYILGNHELMELSNDCRYLNDKYIKLFAYLDTQPSELYGSNTVLGDWIRTKNTLVKINDILFVHAGISPEFLAMKLDIDSVNNFVRSYVKYIGQQVYSGIISLFFKELGPFWYRGYISECDKLISQNIIDETLNFYSVERIVFGHTRVNNIDTTCNNKLINIHVPFMPDNKYNQALLIEEGNYYRIFSNGKREIISTFK